The Candidatus Zixiibacteriota bacterium DNA window ATGTCGACAAATGACAGCGCGTTTTCTTTGAGTTTAGTATCGTCGAAGGACACCTTCCCGATGGGCACGGCTATATTCCCGGTGCGATCCACACGGAAGGCTATCTTGCCCTTCTTGATGTCGGCAACGGCTTTGCCAACATCCGGAGTTACAGTGCCGGATTTCGGATTCGGCATCATCCCCTTCGGGCCTAGCAGCTTACCGATCTTACCGACTTCAGCCATGACATCCGGTGACGCGACAACAACATCAATCTCAAGCCATCCACCCTTGAGCTTCTCGATATAGTCCTCAAGACCGACATGATCAGCGCCGGCATCAGTGGCTTCCTTGACCTTCTCGCCCTTGGTCAATACCAGGACTTTGACCTCTTTGCCAGTGCCGTGTGGCAGTGTGACAGTCCCTCGAATCATCTGATCCGCTTTCTTGGGGTCGACACCGAGTCTGACCACGAATTCCACCGTCTCATCGAACTTCGTGAAAGAGTTGCCCTTGACCAGCTTCACCGCTTCTTCTATAGCGTACGCAGTCCGGGAGTCAACTTTCTCTCTTATCGCTCTGTGTTGCTTACCGCTTCTCATCTG harbors:
- the rplA gene encoding 50S ribosomal protein L1, whose product is MRSGKQHRAIREKVDSRTAYAIEEAVKLVKGNSFTKFDETVEFVVRLGVDPKKADQMIRGTVTLPHGTGKEVKVLVLTKGEKVKEATDAGADHVGLEDYIEKLKGGWLEIDVVVASPDVMAEVGKIGKLLGPKGMMPNPKSGTVTPDVGKAVADIKKGKIAFRVDRTGNIAVPIGKVSFDDTKLKENALSFVDMIMRLKPATSKGLYLRNASITSTMGAGVKLDTQELLTALRQ